A window of Cynocephalus volans isolate mCynVol1 chromosome 3, mCynVol1.pri, whole genome shotgun sequence genomic DNA:
TACCTATTTAATCAGATATATGgccaagaagaagaaatgaagtaagTTTTCATAACTTTAATCCAAGACTCTAAGACAGAACTTAATTGACCGAAGAAGTTTATCTTGTGCCTGGCAACCTGTAAATGCTCAAGAAACACTTGCTGAATATTCCACTGTTCTGCCTATCAACTCTTTTCCAAATTTCTACTACTAAAAGTATAGAAATCAGAGTAGAAAGGCACTACCAAACAAGCTCTACACAGCACCTATCACAGTATGATGTAACAGGAGATCTTcaataattcttattaaaatgaaatgcatGTAAACATTTAATTATATGAAAAGCTATGGACACTTTCCATATAACTGTTATGACGCTCCATATGATggttaaataaacaaaccaataagGTCAAAACATACCCAAAGTCACATgtgtgacagagctgggattacAGTATTTACTGAGTTTAAGTCTATGTGAAAACTACTACTCTTGGCTAACACCTTTCAAATTCCAGGTTATGACTAATTGATTCATGAAAATCAATTCAATGGTTTATCCAGCACTGTTTTTtggggatttttaaaatagagtatCACGTGTAGTAACGGTAATTTCTGGTTCTTGAAACTTTTCAGTTTTACACACACATGAGCATGTGCTGCTATGCCACAATGTAAAGCGTATTTCTTACTGTAGATAATGTTCAAAGACGTAGTATTTCACAGGGCTTTCCTTTACATATAAGAATCCCTAAGATGTTAACCACTACTAGCAGCTACTGAAATAAGCCTAAAATGTGTTTAAGtgactttaaaatttctcttgtaaCAAATTTCTATTTCCTAAGGGGATTAATTGCTACTATACTCTTTTTCCTACTTAGCAGGCTGTAAAAAATTAACCTACTActaaaaatacttggaaatatgtaataatttgaGGGAGAAACTTCCAGATGCCTCAAATCAAACTATAGTCACGTACCCCATAgaaacattttggtcaatgactgaTCACGTATCCGACAGTTGTCAAAGCAATAGGCTGTACcgtacagcctaggtgtgtagtaggctataccagcTAGGTCTGTGTAACTACACTCTCTGACCTTCGCACAACAacgaaattgcctaatgatgcttCTCAGAATGCATCCCCACCGTTTAGCCACACATGACTGTATCttgaatatttctaaatgaaCAAATTCGTTGTCCTCTTCAAAGATGATATCAATAAAGTAACTGAAACAAAGAAgtctcctccacccccaacttccctctACAATACTCCAACCAGAACATACCCGTTCGTTTTCTTCCAGTATTTGCTCAAGAGCAAGAGCCTTCTGCTTCATCGATCGACACTCAAGCTCTTTCTCTCGCAGCATCATAGAAATCTTCATATTAGTCTCCTGTAATGCTTGATATTCTGCTTCCTTTACCCTGGATGTTTctactaatttttcattttcctcttttagGTTACAAATGtccatttctaaaattaatattctcTCCTTCAGGTTTGTAACTGCCTTCCTCAAAAgttcattttcattcactttgTTAGTGAAACTTTCACTTGAAGACAGTAATTGATCACTTTTGGCTTTGGTTAAGAGGTCTTTTTCTTTAAGTAACTTCTGTAAAACATCTTATTTCTCCTTTAGCTGCTTAATTTCCGAATCAGTTTGTTCATGTTCTTTTCCTCCTAGCTCTGAGGTTTCAGCAATCGAATCAGAGAATCTGTGACTATTTTCCTGGAGAGTTCTAATTGTTGCATCTTTTTCAGAAGAGAGCTGGGATGAAATAATATCAAGTTTTCCTAAAAGAAGATCTTTAGTATTGCGAAGCTGCCCCATGCTATGCTGAACTTTTGCTAATTCCTGCCCCAAACTTTTGAGTTTGGTTTCATTCTGCTCGTAACTTTGGATCAGGCCAGTATAGTCCGCTTGTAATTTAGAATTATTATCACTGTCAACCAAAACTTCTGCCTGAAGCTGAAGAAGTGCTTTCTGACATTGAGCTGACTCGTGTTGCATATTTTGTACGGTGGTCATCACCTGCTGTTTCcactcttccattttctttactTGCTGGTTTAATTTATCTCGTTCCTGTAAAAGCTCCTCGAACTGATTACTGTTAACAACTCCAGCCTCATTACCAGTGCTGGATGTTTGTAAAACTTCTAATAAAGACTTACATTTCTGACTTAATGCATCTATTTCAATGTCTTTTTCTCAAATGATACGTGATAAATTCTGAACAGTTTCTCTAAACATATCTTGGCTGCTACGCTCAAATCTAGTGGACAATTTGTTGTTTTCCTCTTGCAGCTTAATGAGGGCTGCTTCTTTGGCTGCAACTATATCCATCATTTTATTATAATCTGCTTTTAGATGCCTATTTTCCCTAGTCTTCTCATCCAAAACAGCTAATACTTGCTGTCTTTCCCTAGCGTAGACCTGCAATTGCTGTTGAAGGTACATAATATCCTGGGTGTAGGAAGCTGAAGAAATTCTAGTGTGAAGAGCTTCCATCTCCAAATCTTTCTGTTGGATAATCTGAGTTAGTTTACCAACCTCATTTTTGGACAACTGATCGATCTGTTTAGTTAGAgatatattcttttcatttagAAGTTTAATCTCTAGttctcattcttttatttctttcactaaCCTTTCAGTTTCAGCTTTAGATGAATCATGcttttcacttccattttctaTATTAAGGCTCTGAACTCTTGTTTCTTGTAAAATATCAGGATTCTCTGTTTGAATGTCCTGTCTTTCTTCATGCAACTGGGTTTTGATTTGTTCAACTGCTTTTTGCAaattcttaatttcctcatctttctctAAAAAGGGCTGGGTGTGTGTGACATTCATTTGCTCATGCTGGTATCTAAACTCATCCATTTCCTTCTTCTGCTCCTGTAAAGATTGAACTAGTTGCATCTTACTCTGGTTTTGATCTTCGGTTATCTTCTGttgatgtttaatttcctcttcaaGATGATCCTTGATTATATTCACTTGAGATACCTCCAATTCTAGTTCTGTGATACTATCAAGTGGTTTGGGCTCAGCCACAGGTGCAGCTTGACTCTGCTTTTCCCTGAGTTGTTCCAGTTCTTCATGCAGATGACTGCTGTCTTCTTTCATGGCTCCAAGACTTCTGTCCTTTTCCTCTATGGTCTGCCTTAAAATTTCATTTGGCATTAAGGCCTGAGAATATTTATCTAATTCCTCCTGCAGCTCTGAAcacttttctttaagtttttcaataaaaagttctttttcctttataactTCTGTCAATTTCTTCTGCTCTTCTTCACTAGATGACAAAATTTCCTTGGGTTTTTGTGATCAGTATCTATTTGTTCAATATTCTTTTTGAGTTCTACTATTTCAAAGTCTTTCTCTTGACTCAGTTTAATTAAATGCTCATGTTCCAGCTGTAAGGCAGAGGTGCTCGAGTTATGTGCATTTGATAGTTCTTCAATGTTTTGCTCATACTTGCTTGCTTCTTCCAACAGCCTCTTTTTAGCCTGACACAATGCTGCTTCTATCCGTCCTTTTTTCCACTGTTAGAGTCTCCACAATAGTGTTTTTTTCCAGAGAAATCTGACTGTTCCCAGCTACAGATTCTTCCAACTGATGCCTTACATCTTCACGTGtgaaaaccaacttttcattttccattttcagatCAAAAGcaactttctttaaattttcattgaggTGTTCTGTTTTGGAAAGATTTTGCTTTAAGTTTCTAACTTCAGCGTCCCTTTCTTTAAGTAAGTTATCCTTAAAAGTACTGCTAGAGTCTTGATTAAGAGACTGAGTTAACTCATTCCTGACTCCAGAAAGCTCTTCCTCATTTTGTCTAATATGTTCCTTAAGTTCAAGGTTCTCCTTCTGgttgtttgagttattttttttgtgatttatttaGCTGATCTACTAAATCTTCTGCTTTATCCTCAAGCTCCTCCTTGATTAAATGCCAATCATTCAGGACCAGTTCACTTTGAATTAACTGTTCTTTCTGCATGTCTAACTCTTTAGTAAGGTTCATTTTATCATCCTCAAGTTGGTGAACTATCTTTTTTTCATCATCTAGACCTTGTTTCAATTTACTGATAATGCTATctccttcattttgttgttttgatagctgatcttttatcaaaataatgtgctgaaagaaaaattaatttgcatggtaactttacaaaattttcttattttagtacataaaaaaatttcagaacatCTCATACATAATAGAAGTATCCTCAGATATTTCaaatctttcttaaaaacaacCTTTTTCCTATCCCAACATCCCCTACAAAGGTATTTACTAATATCTTACAGCCAGTCCATTTTactgaaaaagggaaaaatatatgttatttattttcaacTCTAAACAATAGAGCAGGAGTCAACAAACTACATCTTAGAGGCCAAATCAGGCCTGCACCTTTTCctgtaaataaaatcatattgaaacaCGGCCATGCTCTTTCATGACAGCAGAGTTGAGCAGTTGCAAATGAGACTACATGGTCTGTAAAGCCAAAAGTACTTTAGTATTTGGCAATTCCTATGAGTAGAGCATCAGTGAACTAAAATAGTAATtaaatcacaaaattaaattatgcCCATCATTTTTACATGTTAACCCAGTGTTCAGTCTGCTGAGTAAAATGTGCTAAGTCGCTGTCTTTAATATAACATTACCTTTGTAGCTTCTTGGTTCTGTTTGTCAAATTCTCCTAACTTGGATAGCAGAATTTCCTTTTCATTAATACTCTGATTGAGTTCACGTTCCTTTGCCTCCAAACGAAGTCTTAAGTCATGTAATTCTGAATCCAAACTCATATCTCTTGCAGCTGTACTTTTCATTACTTCATTGTCATTGTTCCGTTTTAAAAGTGATATCTGAAGTTTTTCCTTAAAGTGAGCACAGACAAGGTTCCCCTCTCTCAAACCTGACATAAAGATGTATCTATGTATAGATTTTATAGTCCATTATTAGCTATTTAATGCTTTTCTCCAAAATCCCAGACGTGGTACAGTTCTCTATGCTTCAACATTATTTCAACCTCTGATTACAAGTTTTGTTGATAAACTATAAATTGCTATAAAGCCTTCTCTCAttgacagagatttttttttgactggtaaggggatcacaaccctcagcacagtgtggtccacaccacgctcagccagtgagtgcaccggacatccctagataggatccgcggtctcagcactaccagcaccgcactctcctgagtgagcaacGGGGCCAGCCCAttgaaagagatttttaaaaaatcaaacttctACGGTATCTAGAGTCTCAAATTCCTTCAAATCAAAAGCCTTataccttataaaagaaaccaATAAAAGCTGTCTCAGAGCAAAGCATCACAGTTCTCATTTCGTTCTGATTCAAAAGTTTATTCTGAATACAACTGGAAGATGAAAACAGCATTCTCTTACATCTTTCTACTGTCTGTTATCTGCTCAATTAGGAGaaccatacatttttttttcaggtagatCTCAAGAGGACATACAGCTTTGCAGGTACTTTTGGCATGAAGACTGTATGGTATTGgcaaaagagagacaaagagatcaatggaacagagtacaGAActtagaaacagacccacacaaatacagtcatgtgttgttTAAAAATGCATCATAAAGCAATTccattgttgtgcaaacatcatagagtatgCTTACaaaaacctagatggtatagcctaggCTATATAGTATAGCCATTATGTATGTGGTTTGTCATTGAatgaaacattgttatgtggtgcatgactgtatagcAAACTGATTTGATCAAGTAGGCATCTTTATTTACGATTCAATAGAAAAAGGATAGTCTTTcgaacaaatggtgctggaacaattgaacattcatatgcaaaaaataatgtagacacagaccttatgcctttcacaaaaattaattcaaaatagatcaCATACCTAAATGTAGaatgtaaaagtataaaatttgagACAATAACACATGAGATAATCTAGATGGCCTTgagtttggcaatgactttttagatataacaccaaaagcataatccatgaaaaaaaaattaatagattggacttgattaaaattaaaagattctGCTCTGTGAAGAACACTGTTAGATAAAAACAGACTAGGAGGAAATATTTATAACACATGTCTGGTAAAGAACTAATAACCAaattatacaaagaactcttaaaacttaacaataagaaaataaacaaccctgttaaaatatgggcaaagatcTTAACATGcacctcatcaaagaagatataggtggcaaataagcatatgacaTGACATTATATGTCAATATCCTACGTCATTAGAGATTTACAAATtgaaacaatgagatatcacaatATACCTACCTAGAATGCCTAAATTCCCAAACACtagcaacaccaaatgctggcaaggatgtggagcaacaggaactctcatttattgctgatGGGAGTGCAAAaaggtacagccactttggaagacagttggcagttttttacaaagctaaacatagcctcaccatatgatccagctgttgtgctcctagatatttaccaaaatgaactgaaaacttaGCTCCACAAAATAATctgcacatgaatatttatagcagctttatgtATCATTatgccaaaatgtggaagcaataAAGATATCTCAATaggtggatggataaataaactggtaCATACAGAccatggaatatcattcagcactaaaaagaaatgagctatcaagccatgaaaagacatggaggaaccttatgTGCATATTGAGCAGTGAAAGAAATCTCtctgaaaaggctacattctatatgattccaattatatgacaacctgaaaaagacaaaactgttGAAAAAGTAggaagatcagtggttgccagggattcagggagaaggagaaagggataAATAGATAAAGCACAGGGCACTTCCAGGGTGGTGAAGCTATTCTGTATGTTATTATAATGGTGCATACATGAAATTACACATTTTCCAAAACTCATAAAactatacaacacaaagagtaattcctagtaaactatggactttagtaaTGTAAAAATGTAGCACTGTTGATTTATCAATTGTAACAAAGGtatcacactaatgcaagatattAATAATGGGGAGATTAGGGCCgccgggtgggggtgggggtgcggtGACTGTGTACCTCGTGTgctatttttctataaacctaaaactgccctaAAAAGTAAaggctatttaaatatttttaagatgcttAAGGTTCTGATATCTAACCATGTAAATTAAAGATGGGAGAAATAAGTTTTCAGCCTTTATTATCATGTGCTGGATTTTAGAAGTAATACTTaacaattaaaaaaggaaaaaatttttaaagaaaagaaagtaaaaaaatagaagtaacaCTTAAGTTTttgattgtctgtttttataataTCACACACGAGTTATTTATGGAAGTTTAGTGACCTCACATCCATGTAATTCCTTCTGGCTTTTGACTCTCTGGATGGAGTAGTGTTTATGTTTCCACGGCTTTTGCACCTTCATCGTAAACTATAAGGTGGGTCCTTAGTATGTGAAATCTAAACACCTTTGGCTCCATGAGAGTTGAAAAATATGTTGCACGTGTAATTTCATGTTGTCTGACAGTTTGTTAAAGATAGCAAAATAGTTTGTGTTTTGCTTAAGTAGCAGGTAATCACAGcacattattttttgtgtgttcatttatccttaaaaataattgattttatatccttttattcatatattaaaagTTATTTACCTGAAGAAGCTGACATTTTATATAATGACTTTAGGATTTCTTAAGCTTTAATAACGTTTGATTTAAAAACCTTTGAAACTAAGATATATTATTTGCTGACTTATAGGAGAACTCATTTTCCCCaatacaaatagaattaaaactcCTCTGAAGAAAAGATTTCAGTAGCAGGAATGACATTGCTGTAAAAACTAgcagcagaaaaagcatttgagatgattgtcaattgtttttcttattaattttgtgggcattctttatatatacctatatatatatatatttggagtGCACACCCTTTGTTGATTATATGTTTTGCACATACGTTCTTCCACTCTGTGGCAGTCCTCTTCACTCACTtaatgagatttatttttaatgagaaggtcttaattttaatatagcccagcttatcaattttatctctttattttgtgcttttgtaTCTGGTTTAACAGATATTTGCCTAACCGAGGTAATCAAGATATTCTTATGCTTTTTTAAAGAAGCTCTACTGTTAACATTTACGTTAGATTTGAAATTCATCGTTTTTGTGTGTaatatgtgtttttaattaaGATTCATTTCCTCCCATAGGAGAAGCTAATTgatccaacaccatttattgaaaagacagctCTCTTGGGCTGGcttattagctcagttggtcagagcccGGTGCTGATAGAAGCAGGGTCCGGGGTTTGATTCGTCTACCAACCAGCCTAAAAAAAGTGTAATCTTTGTGCAATTTTTGCCA
This region includes:
- the LOC134372657 gene encoding LOW QUALITY PROTEIN: thyroid receptor-interacting protein 11-like (The sequence of the model RefSeq protein was modified relative to this genomic sequence to represent the inferred CDS: inserted 2 bases in 2 codons; deleted 4 bases in 3 codons; substituted 4 bases at 4 genomic stop codons); amino-acid sequence: MLMHLCNLKNERLKKLCTDLEEQHAASELQIKQQSTNYRNQLQEKEVEISHRKARQIALQDQLLKLHPATQSVHSGAGGIPATPASSSFGCGISHHAEAVRDDDMDFGDVISLQQEINRLSNEVARLEPEVGCWRHIAQTSKAQGTHSSDQREIFKLQNVIKELKQNRSQEIDDHQHDMSVLQNIHQQKLTEMHRRYREELSYYEERIEELKNLLQEGGSGVTGTDHSKIYEMRKTIQVLQTEKWNLQKKIEELEDKIKDINXKLFSAEXDRDVLRREQEQLNVEKRQIIEECESLKLDCSTLQSYAMKQSDCVTEKERILPQSTSGEEVTLQKALPDAENEIRLNSLNQQNSLSDQILKFKMKTEYLSKQKSILRQEKEKLQISLLKRNNDNEVMKSTAARDMSLDSELHDLRLRLEAKERELNQSINEKEILLSKLGEFDKQNQEATKHIILIKDQLSKQQNEGDSIISKLKQGLDDEKKIVHQLEDDKMNLTKELDMQKEQLIQSELVLNDWHLIKEELEDKAEDLVDQLNKSQKNNSNNQKENLELKEHIRQNEEELSGVRNELTQSLNQDSSSTFKDNLLKERDAEVRNLKQNLSKTEHLNENLKKVAFDLKMENEKLVFTREDVRHQLEESVAGNSQISLEKNTIVETLTVEKGRIEAALCQAKKRLLEEASKYEQNIEELSNAHNSSTSALQLEHEHLIKLSQEKDFEIVELKKNIEQIDTDHKNXKEILSSSEEEQKKLTEVIKEKELFIEKLKEKCSELQEELDKYSQALMPNEILRQTIEEKDRSLGAMKEDSSHLHEELEQLREKQSQAAPVAEPKPLDSITELELEVSQVNIIKDHLEEEIKHQQKITEDQNQSKMQLVQSLQEQKKEMDEFRYQHEQMNVTHTQPFLEKDEEIKNLQKAVEQIKTQLHEERQDIQTENPDILQETRVQSLNIENGSEKHDSSKAETERLVKEIKEXELEIKLLNEKNISLTKQIDQLSKNEVGKLTQIIQQKDLEMEALHTRISSASYTQDIMYLQQQLQVYARERQQVLAVLDEKTRENRHLKADYNKMMDIVAAKEAALIKLQEENNKLSTRFERSSQDMFRETVQNLSRIIXEKDIEIDALSQKCKSLLEVLQTSSTGNEAGVVNSNQFEELLQERDKLNQQVKKMEEWKQQVMTTVQNMQHESAQCQKALLQLQAEVLVDSDNNSKLQADYTGLIQSYEQNETKLKSLGQELAKVQHSMGQLRNTKDLLLGKLDIISSQLSSEKDATIRTLQENSHRFSDSIAETSELGGKEHEQTDSEIKQLKEKXDVLQKLLKEKDLLTKAKSDQLLSSSESFTNKVNENELLRKAVTNLKERILILEMDICNLKEENEKLVETSRVKEAEYQALQETNMKISMMLREKELECRSMKQKALALEQILEENERGKSGELNQVLNAVKLRQEKTVTFQQERDQVTLSLNEKQMENSTLQNEVQHLHNKELQLNQELERLRNHLLESEDSYTREALAAEDREAKLKMKVTELEEKLISSTNEIENAR